The Anaerolineae bacterium genome contains the following window.
AAGGCTGGCCGAAGACTCCTCACCGCCAGCTGAGTTGCTGCGCCGCACCCTTGACATGTGGCAGGCCCGCTGGATTGACTGGCCGCATGCCGCCCATCCGCTGGATGCTGTTTTGCGCCGGGCGTTGGTTTACGCCCTGGCCTGTGCCGTCCCCGTCCCCGGCAAGGCTGCTGGCGACGCCCTCTGCCTGCTGACCGATCACCAACTCCTGCCGCTTTCCTGGAACCGCGACTCGTACTATGCGGCGCTGGCCCTGCTGCGCTGGCGGCGGGAGATGGCCGAAGTGGTCCGCCGTCACTTGCTGTGGTTGTTTGAGGTCGCGGAACGCCCCGGCGGGGCCTGGGGGCGCTCTTACCTGGCCAACGGGCAACTGAAAGACCCAATCTTCCAGCTGGATCAGCAGATCTTTCCGCTACTGGAACTGGCCGATTATGTAGATGCTACCGGCGATCATGCCATGCTGGCCCGTCTGGGGGGACATGCCGACCTGATCCTGGCCATGCTACGCGCCCGCCAGGACAGCGCCAGCGGACTGTTACCCACCGCTGAGACGCCCGCCGACGATCCGGTTGCCATGCCTTACCACCTCTCCAGCCATATTCTGCTATGGTATACCTTGCGCCGGATCGGGCGTTTGCTGGCTGATGCCGGGCTTTTTGCCTGGGCAGAACAACTCCGGGCGGCTACGCGCCAGCATTTCACCGCCGATTACGGGGGGCGCGCCCTCCTCGCCTACCTGACCGATGGTCATGGTCACCACCACCTCTACCACGACGCCAACGACCTGCCGCTGGTTCTGGCGCCGATCTGGGGCTTCTGTGAAGCAGATGATCCGCTCTGGAGAGCGACCCTGGAATTCGCTTTTTCGGAGGCCAATACCGGGGGGTACTACACCGGCCCGCTGGGCGGATTGGGGTCCATCCATACGCCTGCGCCGTGGCCGCTGGGTTTGGTCCAGGAGTTGCTCTACGCCCGCCTGATCGGCGACAACAACCGGGCCACACACGTTATCGCCCGCCTGACGCAGATGGCCCAGTGGGATGGCGCGCTGTCCGAAGCTTGCGATGCACTCAGCGGCGCGGTTGTTTCCCGACACTGGTTCGCCTGGCCGGGAGCAGCCCTGGCCGCCCTGCTGGACGCCGCCCCATCAACATAACAAATGCCAGACGGCCGGTCAAATACAGGGCCGGCCGTCTCCTTCCCGAATGAGCAGCGCAATGGCGCTACACTTCGCTTTATGGCTGCACCATCCGCAGATGGTAGCCGTTGAGCAGGGCATCGCCACCCGGCCCCCAGGTTGCCAGGTAAAATGGGGCCGCTGCCCCGGCGGGCAAGCCACCCAACAAATAACTCTCGCCACTGGCCACATCGACCAGGCGCACGCTCATCCGCGCCCGCGCCGCCGGATCGAGCGATTCCAGCGTCTCGTCCGGTAGCTTGCCGCTGGCGGCGATCAGCAGCGACCCGCCGTCCGGCGACCAGGCCGCTTGCAGCGGCCAGATTCCGCGCCGGGTGCCGCTGTCGTTAGGATGAGCCGGCAGCGGCAGCGGCGTGATTGAACCGTCGGCCAGCGTGATCCAGAAGGCCCAGATGGCTACCGGATTGGCATTGATATTGCCCGCCCAGAAGAGCAGCCGCGCCCCATCCGGCGACCAGCTCAGCGGCCCCAGGCTGGCCAGCGTCACCTCCGGGTAGACCGCGCTCAGGCTGGCCTGAATATCCGCCAGCGCCGCGACCTGAGTCAGCGCGCCGCTTTCCAGGTCCACCAGCCACACGCCATCAACCGCAGCATCCAGCGAGCTATGGGCCAGGCTAAGCGCCAGCTGCGCCCCATCCGGCGACCAGGTCAGCCCGGCGGTCGCCCCGGCGTCAAAAGGGTACTGGCTGCTGCCGGGCAGCGTGGTCAGGTCGGTGACCGCGCCCGTCGCCGCCTCAACCAGGCTGATCGTGGACGGCTGCAAAGCGCCATCTGTACCGGTTACGGTGCGCTCCACAGCGATGAACGCCCCATCGGGCGACCAGGCGGGTTGGAGTTCCAGCGTCACGCCGGGTGGGACTTCAGCGGCGGTCAGCAGACCGTCGTAACCGTCATCGGCCAGGTTAGTCCACGTCCCGGCAGCTACGTCCATGATCCACAGGTCAACATCGTCCCCGGTCAACAACGGCTGACCCACAAAAGCCAGGCGCGATCCATCTGCCGCCCAGCCCACCGGCATGAAGGCTGTCCGCGCTTCCACGTCCAGGCCGCGCTCCACATTCTCCAGCGGGACCAGGCACAGCGCCTCAGTGGCCGACAGGCTATCCGCCGCGCACAGGAAACGGTCGATGTGGCCGTTCAGGCGGACGGCGCTCTCGTAGGCGTAGTGCCGCCCATCCGGCGCGGGGAAAGTGCGCAGCCCGACGCTGCTGGGCAGCGCCAGCGGAGCGGCCTCCGCTACCGCCCAGGCTGGCCCGCCCT
Protein-coding sequences here:
- a CDS encoding glycoside hydrolase family 125 protein, which translates into the protein MNTSELLTTYHRRRLIQSAGGKPLDFAGGGLTGSVNHDGRLTALNGYHPAHGYVTLTTALPFPEGGRYNPAAVRAYRAGLATLEGFGLSFATPIVGREAWLVEDAVPHLRLTLADGSTAECTTFIPVDTPVGLIQIWRFSRAGMPVRLSGRVSLQRCAYTQLTEGGPLPMPSHETRPFYPRSGGPVGLVNPALGWAVVLSATEANPNPDGTLMLGGAPLTAPGCDPAMPEIALFIAPGSNPDEAWDTWRRLAEDSSPPAELLRRTLDMWQARWIDWPHAAHPLDAVLRRALVYALACAVPVPGKAAGDALCLLTDHQLLPLSWNRDSYYAALALLRWRREMAEVVRRHLLWLFEVAERPGGAWGRSYLANGQLKDPIFQLDQQIFPLLELADYVDATGDHAMLARLGGHADLILAMLRARQDSASGLLPTAETPADDPVAMPYHLSSHILLWYTLRRIGRLLADAGLFAWAEQLRAATRQHFTADYGGRALLAYLTDGHGHHHLYHDANDLPLVLAPIWGFCEADDPLWRATLEFAFSEANTGGYYTGPLGGLGSIHTPAPWPLGLVQELLYARLIGDNNRATHVIARLTQMAQWDGALSEACDALSGAVVSRHWFAWPGAALAALLDAAPST